GCTACCCTGGGTCTTGACCAGGGCGCGGTCTACGCTGGAAAGGTAATCTTCCCATTTTTAGGAGCGATTACAAGTAGAGCCTAAGACACCTGTGCGAGCTTCATGGCGGGAGTTATGCCGCCAATGCCCATGTTGGGGCGCTCGTTATTATAACTCCAGAGCCATTTGGTGGCAAAATCCTGTATTTCTTCAAGACTTTCAAAGAGATAGTGGTTGAGCCAGTCATAACGCACTGTTCGGTTATACCGCTCGACATACCCATTTTGTTGCGGATTCCCCGGCTGGATATACCGCAGGCGGATTCCTCTCTGCCCGGCCCAGGTTTGCAGCTTGGCGCTGACATATTCCGGGCCATTGTCACAACGGATCTCTTTGGGGCAGCCACGCCATTCAATAATC
This is a stretch of genomic DNA from Desulfovibrio legallii. It encodes these proteins:
- a CDS encoding integrase core domain-containing protein, which translates into the protein IIEWRGCPKEIRCDNGPEYVSAKLQTWAGQRGIRLRYIQPGNPQQNGYVERYNRTVRYDWLNHYLFESLEEIQDFATKWLWSYNNERPNMGIGGITPAMKLAQVS